A stretch of the Snodgrassella alvi genome encodes the following:
- the tsaE gene encoding tRNA (adenosine(37)-N6)-threonylcarbamoyltransferase complex ATPase subunit type 1 TsaE produces the protein MSASHIQETVLADENDTLHLGSRFAQHISPPLIIWLEGDLGAGKTTFTRGLLSALGHQGAVKSPTYNIVETYSFNRFDLHHFDLYRFQCPEEWLDAGLDELITSDSVVLIEWPQLGGDLAPPADIILNIRINENGRTVRMSALTATGKHTLNKIIE, from the coding sequence ATGTCTGCCTCTCACATCCAAGAAACTGTTCTGGCCGATGAAAACGATACCCTACACTTGGGCAGCCGTTTTGCTCAGCATATTAGCCCGCCATTAATCATCTGGCTGGAGGGAGATCTAGGTGCAGGCAAAACCACTTTTACCCGCGGACTGCTCAGTGCACTGGGCCATCAGGGTGCAGTGAAGAGCCCTACATATAATATTGTCGAAACTTATTCCTTCAATCGATTTGATTTGCATCACTTTGACTTATACCGATTTCAATGCCCTGAAGAATGGCTGGATGCAGGACTAGACGAACTAATTACTTCAGACAGCGTTGTTCTGATTGAATGGCCGCAGCTTGGCGGTGATCTGGCTCCGCCAGCAGACATTATTTTAAATATCAGAATAAACGAAAATGGCCGTACCGTACGAATGAGCGCCCTCACGGCCACTGGAAAACACACTCTAAACAAGATTATAGAATAA
- the murI gene encoding glutamate racemase, with amino-acid sequence MTAIKQRPIGVFDSGVGGLTVVRALMERLPNENIIYFGDTARVPYGVKSRHTIEAYTEQIVSFLLEHDVKALVVACNTIAAVARERIRQLAGSMPVLDVIAAGAQAALNSTRNNHIGVIATSTTVNSNAYARAIHKQNPQTRVFSQACPLLVPLVEEGWLDHEVTRLTAREYLKPILAEDVDTLVLGCTHYPLLKPLIRQEAPGLKLVDSAITTAEATALALEENQLANPDHTGAQYRFYVSDIPLRFQTIGERFLGRSLEQLEMVSLG; translated from the coding sequence ATGACAGCAATTAAACAGCGCCCGATAGGCGTATTTGATTCCGGGGTGGGCGGCCTGACAGTGGTACGGGCGTTAATGGAAAGACTGCCCAATGAAAATATTATTTATTTCGGGGATACGGCACGAGTACCGTATGGGGTGAAGTCCAGACACACCATCGAAGCCTATACCGAACAGATTGTTTCGTTTTTGCTAGAGCATGATGTGAAAGCGCTAGTGGTGGCCTGCAATACCATAGCGGCAGTAGCACGTGAGAGAATCCGGCAGTTGGCCGGCAGTATGCCGGTTCTGGATGTGATAGCTGCCGGTGCGCAGGCAGCACTGAATAGCACGCGCAATAACCATATCGGCGTGATTGCTACCAGTACAACAGTTAACAGCAATGCCTATGCACGGGCGATTCACAAGCAGAACCCGCAAACACGGGTTTTCTCACAGGCCTGTCCCTTATTGGTACCACTGGTGGAAGAGGGCTGGCTAGATCATGAAGTCACTCGCTTGACTGCACGCGAATATCTAAAACCGATACTGGCTGAAGATGTGGATACACTAGTATTGGGCTGTACGCATTATCCTTTACTCAAACCCTTAATTCGACAGGAGGCGCCGGGACTAAAATTGGTTGATTCAGCCATTACTACTGCAGAAGCCACGGCGTTAGCACTGGAAGAAAATCAGCTGGCCAATCCAGATCATACCGGCGCGCAATACAGGTTTTATGTCAGTGATATTCCCTTGCGCTTTCAGACTATCGGAGAACGCTTTCTCGGGCGCAGTTTGGAGCAGCTGGAAATGGTGTCTTTGGGATAA
- the purN gene encoding phosphoribosylglycinamide formyltransferase → MKRVVILISGRGSNMQALVKSNIAQAEIVAVISNLGDAAGLAWAAEHGLATEALNHRDYEGRNAFDSALMERIDTYQPDLVVLAGFMRILTPAFCTHYVGRLINIHPSLLPAFPGLHTHQRALESGCRVAGCTIHFVTAELDCGPIIAQGVVPVLDGDTAEILAQRVLRIEHQLLPQAVADFVAGNLVIQGNRVNRLEAGITDGLVCLKN, encoded by the coding sequence ATGAAAAGAGTTGTGATTCTGATTTCCGGACGTGGCAGCAATATGCAAGCCTTAGTAAAATCTAATATTGCACAGGCGGAAATTGTAGCTGTCATCAGTAATCTGGGTGATGCAGCAGGTTTGGCATGGGCGGCTGAGCATGGTCTGGCAACAGAAGCCCTAAATCATCGAGACTATGAAGGCCGAAACGCATTTGACAGTGCGCTGATGGAGCGTATAGATACGTATCAGCCCGACCTTGTGGTTTTGGCTGGCTTTATGAGGATCTTAACGCCGGCATTTTGCACGCATTATGTGGGCCGGCTGATAAACATCCATCCCTCTTTGCTGCCTGCTTTTCCCGGACTGCATACGCATCAGCGGGCATTGGAGAGTGGTTGCCGCGTGGCTGGGTGCACCATTCATTTTGTTACAGCTGAACTGGATTGTGGGCCAATTATTGCACAGGGTGTCGTCCCTGTTCTGGATGGCGATACAGCTGAAATTCTGGCTCAGCGCGTGCTACGGATTGAACATCAGCTCTTGCCGCAGGCAGTGGCTGATTTTGTTGCAGGCAATCTGGTAATACAAGGTAACAGAGTAAACAGACTGGAAGCTGGTATAACTGATGGTTTGGTCTGCTTAAAAAATTGA